CAACCGCTTTTATCGAAACAACGCTCACTGACGgataccgccgccgccgtgtttttctttcgcttgtgCCGTTTCGTTAgcacacaccctctcccctcacttTCTACCCACCTGCTCATTAAGCGCTGCACAGTTGGTCATCAGTGGCACCGATGACACACATAGCGACCGAGGCTGCGTGTACCTGCGCGTAGGCGCGTGTGTcagtgcgtctctctctcgctctccaccccccccctctctctctctctctctctctctctctctctggaaATGGAGTAGTCTTTATGACAAGCGAGGCTATACAAGAGCAAcgaaaaaaagcaaaacacACATGGAGAGGGATATCGGCTGTACCGAAAATGCGGCATGGGCCGGATGGCGTTGCCTCCTCAAATCATGGGGAGTGTCAGCGGCTCTCTCTCATGTTTTCTCAAGCCGGTCTTAATGGCTTCAGTGGTtgcaacgacagcgaccACTGTGAGAGTGCACTTCGGTCTCCCCCCCGATGTCACCCTGACAGCGTGCAACCCAcctcaccttctcttttccatttCATCCCTTTCCAACTCCTCTGTACACTTAGCAGCCTGTCGCGCCCCTCACTATCGTTGTAACTGGAATTCTCTCTGGCCCCCTTTTTGATTCCGCTCTGGCGCTGTTCTTGCCTTCTTCGTATCGTAACGcattttcctcttctcgtgttCGCTACCTACGCAgcgatatatatatatatatatttctTTCAGCTTGTGCACTCACGCCACTCTAGTCCTTACGGgactccccctttttcttccctcacGTATTTTCCGCTCCTCgatacccccctccccccacacacacacacacacatacgaaGAAGCAAACGGAGAATAGAAGTGAGACGACAAATCACAAACAGCTCctcacagaaaaaaaaaggataCATAAAAAACTTAAacgtgttgttgttgcgcaACAGCTGTGATTGACTGCGTGTGCATCGTCCATCTGCCCCATCCCTCCCCACTCCAAAACTGTCCGGTGCCTTCATTTTCCTTTCAGTCGCTGCTCCCCTCTGCTTCGGTTGCTCCATGCCGTGCGGGTGCGGCTACATTTGTTCTAGCTGTGGCGCATCTCTTGCTGTGTCTTCCACTCACAGGCAGTTGCTTTGACAATCACTCGCAGGCAGTGCCTTTGGGAGGCGTGACTTTCATTTGTCTTTTCTCGTTGTGCTGACCTCTGCTGCAGAGCAGATTATCCTCTCCTtcatttttctttgctctccaCTTTGTGCACTCCTCTTAGCAGGCCGCGCATACGCATCCGTACtcacacacctacacaagATGGGGTGCGTcacagcgcgcgctgccCGTGATGACGTTGCCAACAGCAATAAATGCAGCAAGATCTCGAAAGTGAGGTCCACGCAGGTCACTGCAGAGAACAACCccgaggagatggaggaggactACGTTGCGCACTTTGTGGCCGGCTACATGACTGACTGCTCGCCGAAAGGTACGGTCACCACGTATGAGGATTACCGCGGCTTTGAAATGTCCACGATGAATCACGTGTCCAAGAACAAGGCGGATAAACTATGCAAGTGGATCGACCAAGCTCTGCAAGACCGTCACAGACTCAACAACGACCTCTTCTTCAACCCGCAGAATCCTTCCTCGTGGCCGAAGGACGTCATCGCAGCCCATTTATCCTCACCCTCCTTCAGTGATCGAAATACCATTCAGGAGGCAGTGCCCAAGTGAGAGTTGCAATAGCCATACGCTGCGTCAACCAGCTGTGCTTATCGGACCCTTTTTGTGCGTCTTCTCGCTGCGTACTTACTGTTGTCGAGCtaggggaggaagagggatcGTTGGGGACGTGCCGCCTTCCGTGGCCACTGTGCGGGCACCGCGTCTCTTCTGTAATGCCTTGCTCACGGCCCACCCGGTCTAGGGCGCTTCAGGAAACGTTGCGCAGATCAGCCGTGCCCATAGACACGCCTTCTCCGTGGCACTCTTTTTGTTTCGATCACCGCATTTTTGTTCCCGGGTCTAGCAcctctacccccctccccctccccataaCCCGCGTGTTTGCCATCGCGGCGTCTTACCTGGACAGCTGCTCAGCTCGTTCAATGTGAAGCCCATAGGGCGATGCAGGCAGCACTTTCGCACATTCAGAGACGGCAAGGCCCGGGACGAAAACAAATGTTAGCAGCAACACATAGCCACACAATGGACAAACGGAATAACGGGCGCGGCTCTCATTCCGACATGCTTCGCTCTGCTTAGTTATGTTTTCGATTGTTCTCTCCActcccttttcgcttttgtgtgttgttgttgttgttgtgctctGTTTTCCCTCTATGTTTTCTTTGCATTTCTTTTTCCCCCATTTTTTTCACTGtactccttctccttcccccctctttgtcATTTTCCCTTTCCTGAGTATACCATCAGGACACGAATTGTCATCTTTTAATTTGggttcttctcctctcttttctttccccgtCTGTCGTGTGTCGTCTTCTCCTGCTTATCATTGGTGACTGGTTTAAGTGTATGAACACACTGATCAAGAGACAGATATCCAGGCACGTCCTCGGGGGATGGGTGGGCGACGCGACGTGCAGGAACACTAGATTGCATCAAGAACTCAACAATCATTAGCTAGAGTTTACCGCGGTTCTTGGTGGCCCGCGCGCACAAGTGTATCTGTGTGCAtgagtatgtgtgtgtgtatgaacACCAACCCTCTGTTGCTTTTTCCTTTCGCCTTTCCCTTGTCTTGGTTTTATTCAACCGTTTTTTGGTCTTGACtgtcccttcctctcccctctttctctcagccccccccccctccccccgctgaAAGGTTTCGTTGTCTATGACTCGCACATCTCTGCCTctatcttctctctctctcatcgttagtgtgtttcttttttctcatTCCTGCAGTCGCGCGAAACGCTGACGAGTAAAGAGGACCGAGAGAAACGGGAGCGGCGGGtgagggaagcgagagagggagagggatggTAAGGGGAAGACGGCAGTTGTTAAAGCGAAGAGACGAACGGAGCGAGATTGAGGACATCCATGTACAACCCTTTTTGTTATTTGTCTTGTTGTCCCCTTTTGTCTGTCGACTTTACGTTCTGATCGCcgcgtccttctcttttcctttttttctttcccgcTTACCAGTGATGTGTTGAATATGGTGATAGCCACTGAATAttcgcttctctcgcttcctcggcacctcttcttctgccaACCACACTCAGATATTGAACTTCTTCCCACGGTATTTTTTATTCTTAGCTTTTTCAGATGTGCTCTTCTCGCCCTGAATACCtgtgtctctcctctcctttacCTGAGCTTGCTAGGCCTTGGAGGAAGctgaggaaaggagaaggcaaCATCCTCCTGGGATTGCTGGAAGCAAAATCTGTGGCTGCGCTCGTGTTTGATCTCTGCGTATGCTCAATGCTTTCTTTTTGTAACTGTGTTTGTTGGCAAACATTAATGTATTGCTGTCTACTCTATCTTCcactcttttcctccttccctcgcGATGCAGAGGGTGCCTACTTGCATCATTTTACGACTGTTTTGTGTGAACTTGCTGCCCCTCTTGCCATTCATCTCTTCGGCTACTTCAGAGTGAGAATTTGCTCTTCCCATTTCTTTCTCTATCGCTTTCGTTGTCTACGTGTGTGTTTCACCATGTATGTGGTacgtgtgtgagcgtgtcgCGTTGTCGCTCCTAGGATCAGATACACCCGCACTGCTGTGTGTTTCTTCGTGTCTAGGTCTATTTGCTGCTGATTGTTGCTCATCTTTGCAtatttctctttctttctgttgGTGATCACCTTCTTTGTGTTTTTCTTGGcctcgctgcgtgtgtgcccctcTCAATTCCCCCCATTCCTTATTTGCTTTATCTTTACCAGATTGGCTGTagttgttttctctttcattTGACTAAGTTAACGTATGCGTGTCGTCTGTGGTTGGTTTCGTTTTTCCACCTTCCGCTCGGTTTCTTCCACTTcctcagtttttttttctctcgtcttGGTACTTTTTCCTCTATTTTACAAAGACGTGTGATTTTTTGCTCTTGTCAGCTTAAGCGCCTCCAACAAAACCAAAAATGAGCGGTGACTGTTCTGCTTCATTGTGTCATCAGGAGAACTTGCGCTTTGCTCTTCacgcctttctcctcctcctcctctctctttcgagGGGGTTTTGTGTTCGTAGTTTCACTTTTCATTCGCTGCTCGCTCGTTTTAGGGGATGGCATGCCTCGTCTGACTTCTCAACTAATGTAgtgggcgggggggggggggcaacgcAAGCACGCTGCTCAAGGCAGTGAAGAGGAATCAAATCAAAGGCACAACGAGGGAGTTCGCCCTTCCACGTGTACAATGCGACAATATGGagacccctctccctctctctgctttctcttcttttttttgtcctGAAGCTACGGCGGCCGTGTGCAGAGGGTTACATTAGAGAGGTCTCCCCTGATGTGTTTATACGGTACGGATGCGCACGTTTTTTTCGTTATGTATTTTaccccctctgtgtgtgtgtctctttttttttgcttgtttgtggGTTTCCTCTTTGGCATTTCGCGCTTCCACCATCCgaccctcaccccccccctgccaAGCGAAATGAGCTCCgcctatatatatatatatatttctAGAGAAACGGTTAATATGAGCAGAAAGGGGTCAACACATTTCTGAGCGTAGCTGCATTGACGTGTGTCTTAGATGGAATAACCACCAAGCCTCCTCATATACGCACTGGACGGCTTCCCACTGCTTCGCTGTCTTTAAGCGACTCACGTGCCGCGCTTCCTCTCAGACCGACAGTGGGTtgcgtgtgtttctctttcttcacTTTTCTTGACTTGACTATTTTGCATAGTCGCACAAACTCGCCAGTGCTTTGCACCACTTGCCCCAATCGCTTATGCACTACATTATGTCGATGCCTACTCgagcttctctctttcctttgcccttttcttctGTATTTTTGTGTTCCTAACCGGCCCGGCACTTCTCCCTTTATATCGCTTTTCCTCAGTCTTCACCATTCAAGCCGTGTTGAGGCCCATTTGCGCTACGCATTGACGCAGAGCCCCACACCAAAAGTGCAACTCTCATCGGCTTCCTgattttttccccctttctaTCCTTCTCCTAGACAACATCATGAACCGCGCAGGCTTCGACAAGTACATCACCGTCTTCAGCCCCGAGGGCTCGCTGTACCAGGTGGAGTACGCGTTCAAAGCGGTCACCTACCCTGGTCTGCTCACGATTTCTATCCGCTGTAAAGATGCCgttctggtggtgacgcaGCACCAGATTCCCGATCGCCTTATGCGTCCTGACTCGGTGACAGCGCTCTATGAGGTCACTCCGGGTATTGGCTGCTGCATGACTGGCCGCGCACCCGACGGGCGTGCCctggtgcagcgcgcgcggGAGGAAGCGTCGGATTACCACTACCGCTACGGTGTGCCGATCCCAATAGCGGTGTTGGCGAAGCGCATGGGCGACAAGGCGCAGGTGCGTACCCAGCAGGCCGGCCTGCGGCCGATGGGCGTGGTGAGCACCTTCATCGGCATGGACCAGAGTGACGAGGACGGTTTACTGAAGCCGAAAATTTACACCGTCGACCCGGCCGGCTGGACTGGCGGGCATatcgcctgcgctgctggcaAGAAGCAAGTTGAGGCAATGGCATTCTTGGAAAAGCGGCAGAAGAGCACCGAGTTTGACACACTGACgcagaaggaggcggcgatgatcgcgctggcggcactgcagagTGCGATCGGCACGGCTGTCAAGgcgacagaggtggaggtgggccGCTGCACGGCGGCCAACCCGACCTTTCAGCGGGTGCAAAACTGTGAGGTTGAGGAGTGGCTGACCGCCGTGGCCGAGGCGGATTGAGCGGCAAGCGCGACACCGACATCGTTTTCTTTTACGCGTGCTCTCATcactcccttctcctcgtcaCTTGACCCACCGTGGCGCGTGCAAtatcgcctccccccttctcttcgcaTTGGGGACTGCCCAGCTCCACGGACGGTCCAAGGCTAAGGACTGTTTGCTGAAGTCCCGTGTAAGTTCACACAATTGACGTTCTTATGCTTCACGTCTGCCCAACAGAGAAGGCGAatcagagaggaggggagactATGgatgtttttctttccctgttCCTGTGAGacgcgcagaggaggagttTCACGCATGGGCGCGGGCGCACCCTAACGCTTTCTTTCAGAGGTGAGGGTCGGCTGACATACAATTTGCCTGAGGTGCGTTTTCATATGTTtattcttcctctcttcttccttttccttctcgctgTGGTTCCTCTTGTCCTttgtctccccctttttcatGTTTGTTGTGATTACCGTGAGCGCGCTGATAGGTGCGCATTGTTTTAGTGGTGGAGGTTGTGGCGACCCTGTGCGAAGCCTGAAAGGTAGCCCCCGCGCATCCTCATGGATCATAGTCTGCGTCGGCCTCAGTGTGTCTCATGGCCCGCCGCGTGGGTGCAACAAAGAGAGATCGAGAGCGAAAATGCACCGccgaagaggcggaggcgggtGTGATGGCATGGGCTTTGGGGGCGAAGGATCGGTACAGCCAACAGGCACTGACCTTTCGCTGCATGCTAGCCCATCGTGgtaggaaggggagggggaagaaaatGGCGGAGGAGAACAAGGAACTGATACCCAGAAAGAGGCTGGTACTGCTGCTAGACATGTATGACATCTACGCGTCTGTCGGCTGTGCCGTcgctttccccctcctctctactTGCACCTTGCCGACATCCTTCGTTTGCGTTTCGCTCGTTATCTTTCTTCTGTTGCTTGCACAATTATTCTGCGGGTGCGCATGTTGGACATAAAAAATGTGTGCAAAGTTTTCCTGACATCAGGGATTCACTCGAgtgcaccgcagccgccaccgagATCGAAAGACCTTCATGGCTCTACAAGGCAGCTTTGGATGCTGCGCGAGATGGGGTGCACGCTTAGATGACCTCCAGGCTGTTCCTGCGGTGCGCACcagcttttttttgtttacACCGATTTCTTCACCATGAACTGCTACAGATGTGCCGTGTAGATCTTTAGTCTCCTTGGATTACCCCGCTCAGCACCAATACAGAAACTCagtcctcctcttttcgctgtccctctcttttcttccacGGCTGACCCCTATTCTCTCATTCATTCAACCTGCAGTTTACCGTCTCCCAGAGTTTGTCTTGGCGGTgggcccttttttttttctctcgaACGATCCGTCGCCTTTTTCTCAGCCAGTGCTGCGCGTTAGAGACCCTGTAAAGCGAaacgaggagcagctcctCACCTTCTTGAACACCACGTTTCTTAGCTAGCGATTATtcgcattttttttttttcgaacCTCTGCATTCCACGTCTGCCGTCGTCACTGTGAATCATTCAGCGATCAGCTCTCGATATCGTAGTCCACATTCATCTTTTTCATTTTATTTTAGTCACACTGCAGACAATGCTGAAGGAGTGGCTACGCGGGTCCTCgagcgaggcggagaagccTGTCGAGAAGAAGCCTGTATCTCGCATGGTGGTAGATGCGGAGAAGCCGCTGGAGACGCACGAGAGCGCCGCGAGCAAGCGCCGCGAGTTGTATGAGAAGAAGCTCGCGGAGTCGGCGAAGGAGGGGCCGCCCCATCCAAGCAAGACGGTTACCTACGATGGCATTTTTCGCAAGACACAgggcgtgctgctggagggTAATAACAATGAGATTCAGGAGGGCATCACCCTCAATATCGCCCGCAACGCACAGAACACGATGGTCTCGACAAAGTGGGCGCTCGTTAACCCACAGATGTCCCACTGGGAGGTGAACTTGCAGATGAACGGCTTCAGTGATATTGTGGCGGCCTCGTGGAACACATTGAATCGCTACCAGCTCATGTACCAGCGCGTCTTCAGCACTGGCGCTATGCTCGTGACGCAATTCATGGCGCAGAAGCAAGGTGGCCTATCCCAGGGTACTGTGTTTGCCATGATGCAGTATCCGTGGCGCTTTGGCGGCTGCACTCAGGTGCAGTACGTGAAGGACCAGTCACTGAGCCTGAGCCACGTGCAGCGTCTTATCCGAGGCGTCCACATAGGCACCAATCTCACGTTCGAACCTGCAACGCACAGCTCCTACCTCTCGCACGCCATCTCCCTCATGACTGCGAAGAGGGACGCCGGTTTTATGGCAGAGATGACACCGAGCAAGGGGACGTGGAAGATTGCGGCGACAGCTTTTGACTGGGCAGTGAACATGGATGCCGCGATTGAGCTAGAGTACATGGAGGGCCGCGAGAGCATGAAGAGTGCCCTCAACGTAGGCTGCCGCAAGAGCTTCGTTGGTGGGGCGCAGCTGACGACCTCCTTGTTAGGCTTCAATATCGCCAAGGTGAATCTCGATCTGCCCTTTGGCGGCGAGGTGCCTGGCACAAATCAGCTCCGCCTCACCTTCAACTGCCAGTACGACATCCACTCTGGTGCACTGAAGCAGGGCCTCATCTTTACAGCTTAATTCACACGGTACTCTCTTTTTTTATCCTGTTGTTCATCATGGGTGTTGTTGCCGTGATTTGGCAGCCTCTGAAGAGGAGCATCGAGGCGGAGGGCATGAGAGGCAAACGTCAGGAGTGTATGTTCGAGTACACCAGAGTTGAGGTGATGAAGGCGAGTGTTGGAAAAGGTGTGCGTGGGTCACATGTTTTGGTCACAGTGACGCAAGCGTGGcggcactcctcctcccgctgGGCTCTCTTCGAGCATTTCTGccctctttctgcttctcccccttctctgaGTGCGGTTCTGTACACTTTGCATAACTGGCGCCGCCTCTGGTCGGTTGCTCTTGGGCCGCGCTCCGATGGGGTAAGTGTGTCGAAGAATGGGCAATTTTGAGGGGCACAAcgagaggggtggtggtagtgatgATGGTAATCTGCCCGAACACTACGTCTGTGTCCCCATGCGTGTTACTGCGCATGGGGACACGGACGTAGTGGAGGCTGTTTGTCTATGTCTGTCCCGCCTCCCCTTTCTTGACCCATCTCGCCGTCACACTAAACTCTCCCCAAtgccttccctcctttccccctcgCCTCAGTCTCACTTTTGGGTGGTCGCCATCGTTTGAGGCTAACTAAATTCAAAGAGATACCGAGCAGCAAAAGGGACACTCTTAAGTAGCGTGATGTGAGTGGTTGACGCGTCGCCGAGGTTGCACCTCTGTACGCCTCTTCTACCCGCTTTGTAAGATCCCTAGTCATTAAACAAGAATTTGCATCTGGGGCGCCTTCGCCTCCGTTCCAGCACAAAAACAGTACGCGACAGAGTGCACGCAGTGAAGAATCAGCGACACTGCTTTGGGATACGTGGCTTTTTCCCATACCGAGGCTCGAAAAGACGCATGCTGGACCCTTAGGCCGCTAAATGTCAGTCGCCTTCTTGGTACCAGCGTATGTCTCCTCCACTCAGTGTCGCCGACTgtggcagcagagagggggtgcCGTGCTTGTGGGAGACTGCCGCCCATGCATCAGCGAATCGGCAAATGCCACCACGTCAAGAGTTGCTTGCAGGGCATTGATCATACCTCCGATGCTTCTTTTATCACCGACCTTGTGTACTACTCCAGGTCCTCCGGCaactctctttttttccccctttctcttcttccggCTTTCCTCAGCCTGCACGCATACCTCCCTGCGTCAccttaccccccccctctcccccccacGGGGACATCGTTGTGCACGGTAAGACGAAGGTCAGTCACGCGCCGCACACATTTCCGTAGTGACGactttgcttgtttgtccTGCGTTTTCCTCCGCATCTGGATTTCCtcaagcgaaaaaaaaaaggaaagcgcaAACTAGCTGAACCTACTCACACCGGGGTCAGCGGCAATGCCGTGTAGCGTGCCGACCGCGTTCGCTGTGCAGGACGATGGCAAGCACTACAAGATGTGCAAGAAGATAGCTCAACTCACCAAAGTTATTTACACCTTGAATAACTGTTCTGAGGACAATGAGCAGCGCACCGAGTGGCTGCATCAGATGCACAGGCAAGAAAtagcgcagctctgccagcAGTATGAGTCGGAGCTCGAAAAACTTCAGCAGCAGGTCTGTGCCTTGCAGACAGACAAGAGGAACATTGCAACGTCCATAGAGCGGTCTCTGAAGGAGCAACTGCAAGCAGCGCAGGAGGCATTCATGACACGGCTGGCGGCTCTCTCACAGCGGGCCAGTGAGCAGGAACTGAGCTATGATAGCTCACTgcgggaggagaagcagcgaatGGCAGCCGAGCTGGCAGCCGAGACGAAGCGAGTGCGAGAGAGCAAGGACGTAGAACTGCAGAGCCTCGTGCGTGAGTACAATGACAAGTACAAAGCCATGCTTGCCGAGCAGCTTGACTCGCGGGATGCGCTGGAGGCAGCACTCAAGAAGGAGTGGGGGTGTAAAGTAGAGGCACTGCA
This DNA window, taken from Leishmania panamensis strain MHOM/PA/94/PSC-1 chromosome 34 sequence, encodes the following:
- a CDS encoding hypothetical protein (TriTrypDB/GeneDB-style sysID: LpmP.34.4690) → MGCVTARAARDDVANSNKCSKISKVRSTQVTAENNPEEMEEDYVAHFVAGYMTDCSPKGTVTTYEDYRGFEMSTMNHVSKNKADKLCKWIDQALQDRHRLNNDLFFNPQNPSSWPKDVIAAHLSSPSFSDRNTIQEAVPK
- a CDS encoding proteasome alpha 1 subunit, putative (TriTrypDB/GeneDB-style sysID: LpmP.34.4700) — encoded protein: MNRAGFDKYITVFSPEGSLYQVEYAFKAVTYPGLLTISIRCKDAVLVVTQHQIPDRLMRPDSVTALYEVTPGIGCCMTGRAPDGRALVQRAREEASDYHYRYGVPIPIAVLAKRMGDKAQVRTQQAGLRPMGVVSTFIGMDQSDEDGLLKPKIYTVDPAGWTGGHIACAAGKKQVEAMAFLEKRQKSTEFDTLTQKEAAMIALAALQSAIGTAVKATEVEVGRCTAANPTFQRVQNCEVEEWLTAVAEAD
- a CDS encoding hypothetical protein (TriTrypDB/GeneDB-style sysID: LpmP.34.4710), with the protein product MLKEWLRGSSSEAEKPVEKKPVSRMVVDAEKPLETHESAASKRRELYEKKLAESAKEGPPHPSKTVTYDGIFRKTQGVLLEGNNNEIQEGITLNIARNAQNTMVSTKWALVNPQMSHWEVNLQMNGFSDIVAASWNTLNRYQLMYQRVFSTGAMLVTQFMAQKQGGLSQGTVFAMMQYPWRFGGCTQVQYVKDQSLSLSHVQRLIRGVHIGTNLTFEPATHSSYLSHAISLMTAKRDAGFMAEMTPSKGTWKIAATAFDWAVNMDAAIELEYMEGRESMKSALNVGCRKSFVGGAQLTTSLLGFNIAKVNLDLPFGGEVPGTNQLRLTFNCQYDIHSGALKQGLIFTA